The Benincasa hispida cultivar B227 chromosome 9, ASM972705v1, whole genome shotgun sequence genome has a segment encoding these proteins:
- the LOC120087315 gene encoding putative disease resistance protein RGA3 isoform X1 — MALEGVLSSVGGEILNLLGSQALQRLGMLREFDDDLDKLKTNVSAIKAVLCDAQERELKGEHSLTDWLEKLGQAFYDAEDVLDEVATESRRREVMTRGKNAKQVRIFFSNSNQLAFNYRMTRQLKKINERLDVISQEKDKFRLNINVEPMMSSALSHPFGKRRETESSLEEVKVIGRDDDMSYIKNLLLAEDDMNVKANVSFIAIVGMGGIGKTTLARALYDDKEVKDCFNPRIWIWVSNQFDRSTILKKIIESATEKKAEVEGLEALKKKLQKVIEGNKYLLVMDDVWSENKNEWENLKSLLMVGARGSKILITKRDSHKVVPDIEIVSLKDLPEDHSWRLFKQVAFKESELESIDPNLVRLGKEISKKCGGIPLVISHIGSLLYGTTSTEAWMLIKDNELLNVTQEQNNNGRNVISTLKLSYNYLPPNLKQCFAYTSLFPKGYKINSNELIRQWMAQGFIKSSNRGKSMEDIGKDYINELRRRFFYESSIHDENGTSDDIVSMHDVMRDLAREVAGKKLLYVYGDGSDEYVVGKHTRHISFNYEVCVDEENVLSKLREAKGLRTFLLLFYPYGPVPLAEKSFLDKLFFMFPRLRVLQIRNVSKSIKRLKHLRYLNFTVSSGVESVPNSITELQNLQTLNLAGCYRLKKLPRDLSNLVNLRHLLFNPFKLIHTPEEIENLSYLQTLSSFVLDCKNLNKLREFNKLNYYMEDGLRIIGLEMLRSTPFEVNSVNLKDRRDYRRLKLEWKLGNDECEAVESDETILEGLEPHPNVEVLSIKGYCGVELPNWVSTSLSLTMIDIKNCPRLQHVHQFGYLRALKILSLINLGSLISLSEWIGSTTSLRALKIVKCPELKSLPMEMRQLEFLESLRIWDCPQLKERCKKGGEDWPNISHVTMVSYEENWPHTSYITFSSYKEPPYFSDDDEDDENEEKRKMKACITNIGSFFCGRRTEGRKI, encoded by the exons ATGGCCCTCGAAGGAGTTCTTTCCAGTGTTGGTGGGGAGATCTTGAATCTACTAGGCTCTCAAGCATTACAACGCCTTGGAATGCTACGGGAATTCGACGATGATCTCGACAAACTCAAGACCAATGTTTCAGCCATTAAGGCTGTACTTTGTGATGCACAGGAGCGTGAATTGAAAGGTGAACATTCTTTGACGGATTGGCTTGAAAAGTTGGGCCAAGCTTTTTATGATGCGGAGGATGTGCTTGATGAAGTCGCTACCGAGTCTCGCCGTCGAGAAGTGATGACAAGAGGCAAAAATGCAAAACAGGTTAGAatcttcttctccaattctAACCAACTTGCATTTAACTATAGGATGACACGTCAACTCAAGAAAATTAATGAGAGGCTAGATGTTATTTCCCAAGAAAAAGATAAGTTTCGTTTGAATATAAATGTTGAACCGATGATGTCAAGTGCTTTATCTCATCCATTTGGAAAGAGACGGGAAACTGAATCTTCTTTAGAAGAGGTGAAAGTGATTGGAAGGGATGATGATATGAGCTACATAAAAAACCTTTTACTGGCAGAGGATGatatgaatgtaaaagctaatgTTTCATTCATTGCCATTGTTGGAATGGGTGGAATAGGCAAGACAACCTTGGCTAGAGCTCTCTACGATGACAAAGAAGTTAAAGATTGTTTTAATCCAAGAATTTGGATTTGGGTTTCTAATCAATTCGATAGGAGTACAATATTGAAAAAGATAATAGAATCGGCAACAGAAAAGAAAGCTGAGGTAGAAGGACTGgaagctttaaaaaaaaagcttCAAAAAGTGATAGAAGGAAATAAGTATTTGTTAGTTATGGATGATGTATGGAgtgaaaacaaaaatgaatgGGAGAATTTGAAAAGCTTGTTAATGGTTGGTGCAAGAGGGAGTAAGATTTTGATCACAAAGCGTGATAGTCATAAAGTAGTTCCAGACATTGAAATAGTTTCTTTGAAAGACTTACCTGAGGACCATTCTTGGAGGTTGTTTAAACAAGTGGCATTTAAAGAAAGTGAATTAGAGTCAATAGATCCAAACTTGGTACGATTGGGAaaagaaatttcaaagaaaTGTGGAGGTATTCCTCTTGTAATAAGTCACATAGGAAGTTTATTATATGGAACAACTTCAACGGAAGCCTGGATGCTCATCAAGGATAATGAACTTTTAAATGTTACTCAAGAACAAAACAATAATGGTCGTAATGTGATATCAACATTAAAATTGAGCTATAACTATTTGCCACCAAATTTGAAGCAATGTTTTGCCTACACATCCTTGTTTCCCAAaggatataaaattaattcgaaTGAATTGATTAGACAATGGATGGCTCAAGGTTTTATTAAATCATCAAATAGAGGAAAATCCATGGAGGATATTGGGAAGGACTATATAAATGAATTACGTCGGAGGTTTTTCTATGAAAGTTCTATTCATGATGAGAATGGTACATCGGATGATATTGTTTCTATGCATGATGTGATGCGTGATCTTGCAAGGGAGGTAGCTGGAAAGAAATTATTATATGTGTATGGAGATGGTTCTGATGAATATGTTGTGGGTAAACACACTCGCCATATTTCATTTAACTATGAAGTATGCGTAGACGAGGAGAATGTTCTATCTAAATTACGTGAAGCCAAAGGATTAAGAACGTTCCTTCTATTATTCTATCCATATGGTCCGGTGCCTCTAGCAGAAAAAAGTTTTTTGGACAAACTATTTTTTATGTTTCCACGTCTGCGAGTATTACAAATCCGTAATGTGTCAAAGTCTATAAAAAGGCTTAAACATCTTCGATATCTAAATTTCACTGTTAGCTCGGGTGTGGAATCAGTTCCAAACTCCATCACGGAATTGCAAAATTTGCAGACACTAAATCTAGCCGGTTGTTACCGCCTAAAGAAGTTGCCAAGGGATCTTAGCAATCTTGTAAATCTCAGACATCTTCTTTTTAAtccattcaaattaatccatacACCGGAAGAGATAGAGAATTTGAGTTATCTACAAACATTAAGTTCATTTGTGTTGGActgtaaaaatttaaataagctAAGGGAATTCAATAAGCTGAATTATTATATGGAAGATGGGTTAAGAATCATAGGTCTAGAGATGTTGAGGTCCACTCCATTTGAAGTTAACTCAGTAAACCTTAAAGACAGAAGAGATTACCGGCGTTTGAAACTAGAATGGAAATTGGGGAATGATGAATGTGAAGCAGTTGAGAGTGATGAAACAATATTGGAAGGCTTAGAACCACATCCAAATGTTGAAGTCTTGAGTATTAAAGGGTATTGTGGAGTAGAATTACCCAATTGGGTGTCCACCTCGTTGTCTTTAACTATGATTGATATTAAAAATTGTCCTAGATTGCAACATGTACATCAGTTCGGCTACCTTCGGGCTCTCAAAATTCTATCTTTAATCAACTTGGGATCTCTCATAAGTTTGTCCGAATGGATTGGCAGCACCACTTCTCTTAGAGCTCTAAAAATTGTGAAATGTCCAGAATTAAAATCACTGCCCATGGAAATGCGACAACTCGAATTTTTGGAATCTCTTCGCATATGGGACTGCCCTCAACTTAAGGAGAGATGCAAGAAGGGGGGAGAGGATTGGCCTAACATTTCCCATGTTACTATGGTTTCTTATGAGGAGAATTGGCCTCACACTTCCTATATTACTTTCTCTTCTTACAAGGAACCGCCTTATTTTTCAG atgatgatgaagatgatgagaatgaagaaaagaggaaaatgaaAGCTTGCATAACCAACATAGGTTCCTTCTTTTGTGG ACGTAGAACTGAAGGTAGGAAAATATAA
- the LOC120087315 gene encoding putative disease resistance protein RGA3 isoform X2 has protein sequence MALEGVLSSVGGEILNLLGSQALQRLGMLREFDDDLDKLKTNVSAIKAVLCDAQERELKGEHSLTDWLEKLGQAFYDAEDVLDEVATESRRREVMTRGKNAKQVRIFFSNSNQLAFNYRMTRQLKKINERLDVISQEKDKFRLNINVEPMMSSALSHPFGKRRETESSLEEVKVIGRDDDMSYIKNLLLAEDDMNVKANVSFIAIVGMGGIGKTTLARALYDDKEVKDCFNPRIWIWVSNQFDRSTILKKIIESATEKKAEVEGLEALKKKLQKVIEGNKYLLVMDDVWSENKNEWENLKSLLMVGARGSKILITKRDSHKVVPDIEIVSLKDLPEDHSWRLFKQVAFKESELESIDPNLVRLGKEISKKCGGIPLVISHIGSLLYGTTSTEAWMLIKDNELLNVTQEQNNNGRNVISTLKLSYNYLPPNLKQCFAYTSLFPKGYKINSNELIRQWMAQGFIKSSNRGKSMEDIGKDYINELRRRFFYESSIHDENGTSDDIVSMHDVMRDLAREVAGKKLLYVYGDGSDEYVVGKHTRHISFNYEVCVDEENVLSKLREAKGLRTFLLLFYPYGPVPLAEKSFLDKLFFMFPRLRVLQIRNVSKSIKRLKHLRYLNFTVSSGVESVPNSITELQNLQTLNLAGCYRLKKLPRDLSNLVNLRHLLFNPFKLIHTPEEIENLSYLQTLSSFVLDCKNLNKLREFNKLNYYMEDGLRIIGLEMLRSTPFEVNSVNLKDRRDYRRLKLEWKLGNDECEAVESDETILEGLEPHPNVEVLSIKGYCGVELPNWVSTSLSLTMIDIKNCPRLQHVHQFGYLRALKILSLINLGSLISLSEWIGSTTSLRALKIVKCPELKSLPMEMRQLEFLESLRIWDCPQLKERCKKGGEDWPNISHVTMVSYEENWPHTSYITFSSYKEPPYFSDDDEDDENEEKRKMKACITNIGSFFCG, from the exons ATGGCCCTCGAAGGAGTTCTTTCCAGTGTTGGTGGGGAGATCTTGAATCTACTAGGCTCTCAAGCATTACAACGCCTTGGAATGCTACGGGAATTCGACGATGATCTCGACAAACTCAAGACCAATGTTTCAGCCATTAAGGCTGTACTTTGTGATGCACAGGAGCGTGAATTGAAAGGTGAACATTCTTTGACGGATTGGCTTGAAAAGTTGGGCCAAGCTTTTTATGATGCGGAGGATGTGCTTGATGAAGTCGCTACCGAGTCTCGCCGTCGAGAAGTGATGACAAGAGGCAAAAATGCAAAACAGGTTAGAatcttcttctccaattctAACCAACTTGCATTTAACTATAGGATGACACGTCAACTCAAGAAAATTAATGAGAGGCTAGATGTTATTTCCCAAGAAAAAGATAAGTTTCGTTTGAATATAAATGTTGAACCGATGATGTCAAGTGCTTTATCTCATCCATTTGGAAAGAGACGGGAAACTGAATCTTCTTTAGAAGAGGTGAAAGTGATTGGAAGGGATGATGATATGAGCTACATAAAAAACCTTTTACTGGCAGAGGATGatatgaatgtaaaagctaatgTTTCATTCATTGCCATTGTTGGAATGGGTGGAATAGGCAAGACAACCTTGGCTAGAGCTCTCTACGATGACAAAGAAGTTAAAGATTGTTTTAATCCAAGAATTTGGATTTGGGTTTCTAATCAATTCGATAGGAGTACAATATTGAAAAAGATAATAGAATCGGCAACAGAAAAGAAAGCTGAGGTAGAAGGACTGgaagctttaaaaaaaaagcttCAAAAAGTGATAGAAGGAAATAAGTATTTGTTAGTTATGGATGATGTATGGAgtgaaaacaaaaatgaatgGGAGAATTTGAAAAGCTTGTTAATGGTTGGTGCAAGAGGGAGTAAGATTTTGATCACAAAGCGTGATAGTCATAAAGTAGTTCCAGACATTGAAATAGTTTCTTTGAAAGACTTACCTGAGGACCATTCTTGGAGGTTGTTTAAACAAGTGGCATTTAAAGAAAGTGAATTAGAGTCAATAGATCCAAACTTGGTACGATTGGGAaaagaaatttcaaagaaaTGTGGAGGTATTCCTCTTGTAATAAGTCACATAGGAAGTTTATTATATGGAACAACTTCAACGGAAGCCTGGATGCTCATCAAGGATAATGAACTTTTAAATGTTACTCAAGAACAAAACAATAATGGTCGTAATGTGATATCAACATTAAAATTGAGCTATAACTATTTGCCACCAAATTTGAAGCAATGTTTTGCCTACACATCCTTGTTTCCCAAaggatataaaattaattcgaaTGAATTGATTAGACAATGGATGGCTCAAGGTTTTATTAAATCATCAAATAGAGGAAAATCCATGGAGGATATTGGGAAGGACTATATAAATGAATTACGTCGGAGGTTTTTCTATGAAAGTTCTATTCATGATGAGAATGGTACATCGGATGATATTGTTTCTATGCATGATGTGATGCGTGATCTTGCAAGGGAGGTAGCTGGAAAGAAATTATTATATGTGTATGGAGATGGTTCTGATGAATATGTTGTGGGTAAACACACTCGCCATATTTCATTTAACTATGAAGTATGCGTAGACGAGGAGAATGTTCTATCTAAATTACGTGAAGCCAAAGGATTAAGAACGTTCCTTCTATTATTCTATCCATATGGTCCGGTGCCTCTAGCAGAAAAAAGTTTTTTGGACAAACTATTTTTTATGTTTCCACGTCTGCGAGTATTACAAATCCGTAATGTGTCAAAGTCTATAAAAAGGCTTAAACATCTTCGATATCTAAATTTCACTGTTAGCTCGGGTGTGGAATCAGTTCCAAACTCCATCACGGAATTGCAAAATTTGCAGACACTAAATCTAGCCGGTTGTTACCGCCTAAAGAAGTTGCCAAGGGATCTTAGCAATCTTGTAAATCTCAGACATCTTCTTTTTAAtccattcaaattaatccatacACCGGAAGAGATAGAGAATTTGAGTTATCTACAAACATTAAGTTCATTTGTGTTGGActgtaaaaatttaaataagctAAGGGAATTCAATAAGCTGAATTATTATATGGAAGATGGGTTAAGAATCATAGGTCTAGAGATGTTGAGGTCCACTCCATTTGAAGTTAACTCAGTAAACCTTAAAGACAGAAGAGATTACCGGCGTTTGAAACTAGAATGGAAATTGGGGAATGATGAATGTGAAGCAGTTGAGAGTGATGAAACAATATTGGAAGGCTTAGAACCACATCCAAATGTTGAAGTCTTGAGTATTAAAGGGTATTGTGGAGTAGAATTACCCAATTGGGTGTCCACCTCGTTGTCTTTAACTATGATTGATATTAAAAATTGTCCTAGATTGCAACATGTACATCAGTTCGGCTACCTTCGGGCTCTCAAAATTCTATCTTTAATCAACTTGGGATCTCTCATAAGTTTGTCCGAATGGATTGGCAGCACCACTTCTCTTAGAGCTCTAAAAATTGTGAAATGTCCAGAATTAAAATCACTGCCCATGGAAATGCGACAACTCGAATTTTTGGAATCTCTTCGCATATGGGACTGCCCTCAACTTAAGGAGAGATGCAAGAAGGGGGGAGAGGATTGGCCTAACATTTCCCATGTTACTATGGTTTCTTATGAGGAGAATTGGCCTCACACTTCCTATATTACTTTCTCTTCTTACAAGGAACCGCCTTATTTTTCAG atgatgatgaagatgatgagaatgaagaaaagaggaaaatgaaAGCTTGCATAACCAACATAGGTTCCTTCTTTTGTGG ATAA